A window of Acidobacteriota bacterium genomic DNA:
GCGGGCCATCCGCCGCCGTCGGGATGAAACGGATCCGGTCGCCTGACCGCCGCCGGAGCGCAGCGTCAGCGTTTATCCAGCGACCGCTCGCGCCAGATCTGGACAAGATGAAGGATCGTCTCCGCCGCCTTGACCATGGCCCCGACAGCCACCCACTCCTGCTTGCTGTGGAAATTCATGCCGCCGGCGAATAGATTGGGCGTCAGCAGACCCATGTAACTGAGCCGCGATCCGTCGGTGCCTCCGCGGATGGCCTTCATGATGGGCGCCAGGCCGGCCCGCTGCACCGCCTCGATGGCGTAATCCATGACCCGTGGCTCCTCGCGGAGCTTGTAGATCATGTTCCGGTACGACTCCTTGATTTCGATGCTCACGCCGATACCGGGAAAACGCTCCTGGGTGATTGCCGCATAGCTTTTCAGGATGTCGCGGAACTGCTCCAATCCCTCCACGCTGAAGTCGCGAATCAGGGTGGTCAGCTTGGCGGCGCTCACGTTCCCCTCGATCTGGTACGGATGGATATAACCCTGGCGGTCCGTGGTGGTTTCCGGGAGCGATTCCTCAGAATATAGACCGGCGAAATATGCCGCAGCGCGGACGGCGTTGACCATCTTTCCCTTGGCATAGCCCGGGTGCACGTCACGGCCGGTGAATTGGATGATGGCGGTGTCGGCGCAGAAGGTTTCGTTTTCCACCTCACCGGGGTAGCCGCCGTCGATGGTGTAGGCGAAGGCCGCGCCGAACGCGGCCACATCGAAGTGCTTCGTGCCGTTACCCACTTCTTCATCGGGGGTGAAGGCGATCTTGATGGTGCCGCGTGGAATGTCGGGGTGCCGCACCAGGTATTCCACCGCCGCCATGATTTCGGCGACGCCGGCCTTGTCGTCGGCGCCGAGCAGGGTGGTGCCGTCCGAGGTGATGATGTCGTCCCCGACGAAATCGGCCAGCTCCGGGTTTTCATCGACGCGGATGACTTGGGCGGGATCGCCCGGCAGGACGATGTCGCCGCCGCCGTAGGCACGGTGCACGATGGGCTTGACGTCCCGGCCGCTGACGCCGAAGTAGGTGTCCACGTGGGCGATGAAGGCGATGACCGGGATCTGTTTCGCGGTCCGCGGGGGCAGGTTCGAGGGCAGCGTGGCAAACACGTACCCGTGCTCGTCCACGGCGGCGTCC
This region includes:
- the pepT gene encoding peptidase T; the protein is MSHTFDVPATCVVDRFLRYVRIDTTSAEDSPHFPSTPMQLDLARLLAQELQELGLTDAAVDEHGYVFATLPSNLPPRTAKQIPVIAFIAHVDTYFGVSGRDVKPIVHRAYGGGDIVLPGDPAQVIRVDENPELADFVGDDIITSDGTTLLGADDKAGVAEIMAAVEYLVRHPDIPRGTIKIAFTPDEEVGNGTKHFDVAAFGAAFAYTIDGGYPGEVENETFCADTAIIQFTGRDVHPGYAKGKMVNAVRAAAYFAGLYSEESLPETTTDRQGYIHPYQIEGNVSAAKLTTLIRDFSVEGLEQFRDILKSYAAITQERFPGIGVSIEIKESYRNMIYKLREEPRVMDYAIEAVQRAGLAPIMKAIRGGTDGSRLSYMGLLTPNLFAGGMNFHSKQEWVAVGAMVKAAETILHLVQIWRERSLDKR